The Mercurialis annua linkage group LG2, ddMerAnnu1.2, whole genome shotgun sequence genome contains a region encoding:
- the LOC126666741 gene encoding PRA1 family protein H isoform X2, which produces MVFSTNPLSLSVPDPAFESWLRESGYLELLDQRSSSSTTTTPATTAAATSSTTTTNPTITSALTGGLFVSLLSHLITLLSLLTLNPLSKLTTHDFSGQTPSWTRVFIGDFGCYSFPSTADQARLRVHENVKRYARNYASLFILFFACALYQMPLTLIGLISSLALWDIFKFSSDKWGWERYPVIQQVLIRTAQCATAVILVWLNVQMALFCALCVSYTVMILHAAFRKLTPAKQPSRQR; this is translated from the exons ATGGTATTCTCCACAAATCCACTCTCTTTAAGCGTCCCAGACCCCGCTTTCGAGTCATGGCTCCGAGAATCCGGCTACCTAGAACTTCTCGACCAACgctcctcctcctccaccaccaccaccccCGCCACAACCGCCGCCGCCACATCAAGCACCACCACAACCAACCCCACCATCACCTCCGCATTAACGGGCGGACTCTTTGTCTCTCTACTCTCCCATTTGATAACCCTTCTCTCTCTGCTGACTCTAAACCCGTTATCGAAGCTGACAACCCATGATTTCTCGGGTCAAACCCCGTCTTGGACCCGCGTGTTTATCGGGGATTTTGGGTGTTATTCTTTTCCTTCAACAGCTGACCAGGCTAGGCTCAGAGTTCATGAGAATGTTAAGCGCTATGCCAGAAATTATGCCTctctttttattctctttttcgCCTGTGCTCT GTATCAAATGCCTCTTACTCTAATTGGATTAATATCAAGTTTGGCACTTTGGGATATTTTCAAGTTCAGTAGTGATAAATGGGGCTGGGAACGATACCCCGTAATTCAGCAAGTCTTGATCCGTACAGCCCAATGTG CAACTGCAGTCATTCTCGTATGGTTAAATGTTCAAATGGCTCTCTTCTGTGCACTTTGTGTCAGCTACACAG TCATGATCTTGCATGCTGCATTTCGGAAGCTAACACCGGCAAAGCAACCTTCTCGGCAAAGATAA
- the LOC126666741 gene encoding PRA1 family protein H isoform X1: MVFSTNPLSLSVPDPAFESWLRESGYLELLDQRSSSSTTTTPATTAAATSSTTTTNPTITSALTGGLFVSLLSHLITLLSLLTLNPLSKLTTHDFSGQTPSWTRVFIGDFGCYSFPSTADQARLRVHENVKRYARNYASLFILFFACALYQMPLTLIGLISSLALWDIFKFSSDKWGWERYPVIQQVLIRTAQCDNCLMVENDNFVAATAVILVWLNVQMALFCALCVSYTVMILHAAFRKLTPAKQPSRQR; this comes from the exons ATGGTATTCTCCACAAATCCACTCTCTTTAAGCGTCCCAGACCCCGCTTTCGAGTCATGGCTCCGAGAATCCGGCTACCTAGAACTTCTCGACCAACgctcctcctcctccaccaccaccaccccCGCCACAACCGCCGCCGCCACATCAAGCACCACCACAACCAACCCCACCATCACCTCCGCATTAACGGGCGGACTCTTTGTCTCTCTACTCTCCCATTTGATAACCCTTCTCTCTCTGCTGACTCTAAACCCGTTATCGAAGCTGACAACCCATGATTTCTCGGGTCAAACCCCGTCTTGGACCCGCGTGTTTATCGGGGATTTTGGGTGTTATTCTTTTCCTTCAACAGCTGACCAGGCTAGGCTCAGAGTTCATGAGAATGTTAAGCGCTATGCCAGAAATTATGCCTctctttttattctctttttcgCCTGTGCTCT GTATCAAATGCCTCTTACTCTAATTGGATTAATATCAAGTTTGGCACTTTGGGATATTTTCAAGTTCAGTAGTGATAAATGGGGCTGGGAACGATACCCCGTAATTCAGCAAGTCTTGATCCGTACAGCCCAATGTG ACAATTGTTTGATGGTGGAAAATGATAACTTTGTTGCAGCAACTGCAGTCATTCTCGTATGGTTAAATGTTCAAATGGCTCTCTTCTGTGCACTTTGTGTCAGCTACACAG TCATGATCTTGCATGCTGCATTTCGGAAGCTAACACCGGCAAAGCAACCTTCTCGGCAAAGATAA